The Drosophila suzukii unplaced genomic scaffold, CBGP_Dsuzu_IsoJpt1.0 scf_9, whole genome shotgun sequence genome includes a window with the following:
- the LOC139355123 gene encoding uncharacterized protein gives MAGRLPDTRRIRVLTARRGAFGEEESLETKVGEEESLEKKVGEEESLKTKTAHGFVLPGGSTHNVATASPFVGSYAPITPNESQRVYGPRKLPDLPAFGGQPEEWPIFNCAFVETTQAYNCTDLENNQRLLKALKDEARETVKSLLIHPGNVSAVMDQLRFRFGRPEQLIRSQLNSVREVPPISEQHLARIVPFATRVSNLTAFLQSAKAEQHLRNPTLMEELVAKLPTSKRVDWARHAASIEPFPTVAHFSVWLQEYANVVCTVLDVEGKEPRRRVLHASVDQNGCDQQDDRHGGCPICGGQHAATSCREFIGASPPEPAMYMASARSTDAADCITVCYMARTRSEDGRRSEVASGATTEPTVGCPQKQPGDKGPAASGGALTLYGAGRQVDTYALLDEGSSVTMIDDELRRNLGVRGVHRQLNIQWFGGRASREPSNVVSLEISGAGKPTRHALRNVYSVSSLSLPMQTLGRRDVQGVHKDARLPMKPYINVVPKLLIGLDHGHLGLPLRTRRFAREGPYAAATKLGWVVFGPVSGQSTTPSPRSCLLAVSMDDTMEKMVEDYFEMESFGVKLAPQVAGSDDARAQRILEDTTVKVGRRYQTGLLWKDDYAVLPRSYEMAHRRLINVEKKLKRNGQLALEYDRIIKDYVPKGYARKLQQDEVAVTSDRLWYLPHFGVENPNKPGKVRLVFDAAAKVGRTSLNSELDKGPQHYKPLPAVLFHFREGAVGVCGDIKEMFHQVLIRPEDRCSQRFLWRDGNDDRDADVYEMNVMTFGAACSPSAAHYVKTVNALKFRDSDPRAVKAIIDYHYVDDYVDSFATESEAISVSTRVKEIHAETGFELCQFSSSSPIVEAALGPPGQVKSVGWGEAEQKILGMRWQVATDDFRFNVEYHRVPSSVLSGDRVPTKREYLSLLMSTFDPLGFLCCLMITAKLLLREIWRQKIQWDEPLPEEIGRAFAAWRREMDAVGQFRCPRHYFGHGAVRTVELDVFVDASQSAFAAVAY, from the exons ACAGCGCATGGATTCGTGCTACCGGGCGGGAGCACCCACAACGTGGCAACAGCATCGCCATTTGTTGGGTCCTACGCACCGATAACGCCGAATGAATCCCAAAGAGTGTACGGGCCAAGGAAGCTTCCGGACCTGCCTGCATTTGGAGGGCAGCCCGAGGAGTGGCCGATCTTTAACTGTGCGTTTGTGGAGACGACCCAAGCATACAACTGCACAGACTTGGAGAACAACCAGAGGTTGTTGAAGGCGCTGAAGGATGAAGCACGCGAGACAGTGAAGTCGCTGCTGATTCACCCTGGGAACGTCAGCGCCGTGATGGACCAGCTGCGCTTTAGGTTCGGCCGACCGGAGCAGCTTATACGCAGCCAGCTGAACAGCGTGCGAGAGGTGCCGCCGATTTCGGAGCAGCACCTGGCGAGGATCGTTCCCTTCGCAACCCGAGTGAGTAACCTCACGGCCTTCTTGCAGTCAGCGAAGGCGGAGCAGCACCTGCGGAACCCAACGCTAATGGAGGAGCTTGTGGCAAAGCTTCCTACGAGCAAGCGAGTAGACTGGGCCAGGCACGCTGCATCGATCGAGCCCTTTCCCACTGTGGCGCACTTCAGCGTGTGGCTGCAGGAGTACGCAAACGTCGTGTGTACGGTTTTGGACGTCGAGGGAAAGGAGCCGAGGCGTCGAGTTCTACATGCGAGCGTCGACCAGAACGGATGCGATCAACAGGATGATCGGCATGGAGGTTGTCCAATTTGTGGAGGGCAACATGCTGCGACAAGCTGCAGGGAGTTCATTGGAGCTTCGCCACCGG AACCTGCGATGTACATGGCGAGTGCCAGATCAACGGATGCCGCAGATTGCATCACCGTCTGCTACATGGCGCGGACGAGGAGCGAAGATGGCCGGCGCAGCGAGGTGGCTTCAGGAGCCACAACGGAGCCTACAGTCGGCTGTCCCCAGAAACAGCCTGGAGATAAGGGCCCCGCAGCCAGCGGAGGCGCCC TAACGCTGTACGGAGCTGGTCGCCAGGTGGATACATACGCGCTCTTGGATGAAGGCTCCTCCGTCACGATGATCGATGACGAGCTACGGAGGAATCTGGGAGTGCGAGGCGTACATCGACAGCTGAATATACAATGGTTTGGAGGAAGGGCCAGCAGAGAGCCCAGCAACGTGGTGAGCCTAGAGATAAGTGGAGCTGGGAAGCCCACTCGCCACGCTTTAAGGAACGTGTACTCCGTTTCGAGCCTGAGTCTGCCAATGCAGACGTTAGGTCGACGAGATGTCCAGGGCGTGCATAAGGATGCGCGTCTGCCGATGAAGCCCTACATCAACGTGGTGCCTAAGTTGCTCATCGGACTGGACCATGGACATTTGGGATTGCCACTTAGGACGAGGCGGTTTGCCAGAGAGGGACCGTATGCGGCCGCAACCAAGCTTGGATGGGTTGTGTTTGGGCCAGTAAGTGGGCAATCGACTACGCCGTCACCGAGGTCCTGCCTTCTAGCCGTGTCAATGGATGATACGATGGAAAAGATGGTGGAGGACTACTTCGAGATGGAAAGCTTTGGTGTGAAGCTCGCGCCACAGGTCGCAGGCAGCGATGACGCGCGGGCACAAAGGATCCTCGAAGATACCACAGTGAAAGTGGGGCGTCGCTACCAGACGGGATTACTCTGGAAGGACGACTACGCTGTGCTGCCACGGAGCTATGAGATGGCGCACAGACGGCTGATCAATGTGGAGAAGAAGTTGAAGCGCAACGGGCAGTTGGCGCTGGAATACGATCGTATCATCAAGGATTACGTACCCAAAGGATATGCGAGGAAGCTGCAGCAGGATGAGGTCGCGGTGACGAGCGACCGGCTATGGTATTTGCCACATTTTGGTGTCGAAAACCCAAACAAGCCCGGTAAGGTCCGGCTTGTGTTCGATGCTGCAGCCAAGGTTGGACGAACCTCGCTAAATTCGGAGCTGGACAAGGGGCCTCAGCATTACAAGCCCTTGCCAGCCGTGCTCTTCCACTTCAGGGAAGGAGCAGTCGGAGTCTGCGGTGACATCAAGGAGATGTTCCACCAAGTGCTGATCCGACCCGAGGATCGATGTTCCCAACGATTCCTTTGGAGAGATGGCAACGACGATCGAGACGCGGATGTGTACGAGATGAACGTAATGACCTTTGGAGCAGCCTGCTCACCGAGCGCTGCGCATTACGTAAAGACGGTGAATGCCCTGAAGTTTCGGGATTCGGACCCGAGGGCAGTCAAGGCCATCATCGACTACCACTACGTCGATGACTATGTGGACAGTTTCGCTACAGAGAGCGAAGCTATAAGTGTATCTACCCGAGTGAAGGAGATACATGCGGAAACTGGATTCGAGTTATGCCAGTTTTCATCCAGCTCACCCATCGTGGAAGCGGCGTTGGGACCACCCGGACAAGTCAAGAGCGTCGGATGGGGTGAGGCTGAGCAGAAGATCCTTGGAATGCGCTGGCAGGTAGCCACGGACGACTTCAGATTCAACGTGGAGTATCACCGAGTGCCAAGTAGCGTTCTAAGTGGAGATCGAGTCCCTACAAAGAGGGAGTATTTGAGCCTGCTGATGTCAACGTTCGACCCCTTGGGATTCCTGTGCTGCCTGATGATTACAGCGAAGCTGTTGTTGAGAGAGATCTGGAGGCAGAAGATCCAGTGGGACGAACCACTACCGGAGGAGATAGGCAGAGCCTTTGCGGCCTGGCGCAGGGAGATGGACGCCGTGGGACAGTTCCGATGCCCTCGTCACTATTTCGGGCACGGAGCAGTCCGGACCGTCGAGTTGGACGTGTTCGTGGATGCAAGTCAATCTGCATTCGCGGCGGTGGCCTATTGA